CAAGAACCCGTAAACTATTTTCGCTGTTTAGCGAGCCTATCTCCAAAATCTCAGACCTTTAAAAACGTTGCTGACAAGCTGACGACTCATCGAGCAGAAGAAGGCATAGATTAATCATAAGGATGGGCCCTTTAGGAGTTATTACCATGGAAGGCCACTAAAATCGTGGAACCCATCAAGAAGCGAGATAACCGCGCGCATCGGGTAACTCCAAACGCTCTCGCCGGCCACTTCCTCCACCATTCCAGGCCCGTCAAGGCCCATAATCGAGGGCTCCACTCCAGTCGGAGAGCCGCCGAGCGGGCTGAACTCTGATCCCGACTCCGAGCTTCCGAAGTTTCCATCTTCACGCGTCTCTCCGCCTCCGTCTCGGCCATTGTCCGAAGCCGGGTTCCAGGCGAACCAGGAGAAGGATCGGAACGAGTTATCAGGTCGACGACCAGGGTTGAAGGTGATCGAGGAGTGATCGGAACATAGCAGAGATGGGGTGTGACTATGGTATTCGGGAGGGGCAAAGAGAGGGTAGGGGGAAGAGAGAGGACGAAGGAGGAGGCGGCGATGGTGGCGGAGGAGCTTGGTCGCGAGACCCATCGCGGGCGCAAGGGGTTTAGATTAAGCGTCGAAAGTTGACCCAAGTATAACTCTTTCAAGTAAGATGGCGACCACAACCGGCCCAAACCATTGTGCAAGGCCTATAACCAGCTTGATCAGATGGGGTCCCACCAATTTGACGAGGAAGCGGACAGGAGCGAGCCTAACCTTTTCATATGAATTATTTTTGTCTGACTTTTTAGGAAAACCCCTATAATATTATCTCTTTGGATTGATTGACATGAACAACATTCATGAAGATATTGCtgaaaattttgatgatatacttgcgTCTTTCCGTGCTCCAATCAGTTTCCAAGAGCAATTATGTGGCCATGCAACCAAGTATTTTTTTTCCGCAAGTTTCTATTCACTTTGCTTTTGTGCACATCCAAAAAAACAAAATCTAGTAGATGAGTATTAACATACAAACTTATAAATTACCCGACATTTAACCACATTACAATCTGACTTGTGTCACTTGAGGTTGTCCACTTTAGCAGGAACCAAGTAATGACACCAAAAGATCATCTAGATTGGCAGCATAACTTCCACGAGTTCCCTAGTAAGAGGGAAATGTGTGGTCAACATCTTGAGACCAAGATTGGAGCCCCCCGACGATATCTTTGGCCGAAGGAAAACCATTTTTGCTCAGGTAGTCAACAGCTCTCTGGGAATCATTGCCTCTTCTACAAACCACAAACAGGGAAGCACACTTACCAGAATCTTGTGCTGCTTGCTTCAGAGCTGAATCGATGGTTGAAAGCTTATCCTCCAAATTGGATAGTGGAATGTTCATCGACTTGGGAATAGCTGCAATTTTGAAGTGGTGTATTGGCCTTACATCCACCAGTACATGTGGCTCACCAGTATTAACAATTTCATTATATTCTTTACCGGTGATGCGAGAGCTTTCTGGAATCAGGTTCAGTTTCTCGGATGACTGCATCCAATTAAATTTACAGATAAAAAATCTTAGGCATTTTGGTTGCCACAAAGAGTACACaactgaaaaaaaaatcaatgaaaaAAATGTAACATAGTAATCTAGGGAGCAACATTAAGTAATTGTAATTGGAGATGAACAAGCCAACCTATGTCAGATACAGAACTAACCCAACATAAGTTGAACAACAATGGTCAGCACTGATACTGTCAATTTGAAATCATATCATATGATAAAAGAACCGAGTATCCTGTAGTGTGAAAATACTGCATTATTTCCAACATAGATTTGGTCTCCAGTGGATATTTTTGGTTTGTTGTACAAGGATATAACTATTCTATCATCATTCTGAAACCTACTTGCTCATAAGCTATTCAACACAGATACTTGTTCATACAAAGCTACGGTGTATAGTTATATACAAAGCTACTAGGCACAGCTACTCTAGAAGAAGCAGCATAGGCAGATCGAGGTGTTCCGATGAATCAGTTTTAGTTTAGGTTTATGGAACAACTTGTCCGACAAAAGATTATGCATTTATAGAATTAGCCAATCTAGATATCAGAGTATCGTTTGATGATTTAACTTTAGTAAAGGAAAATGGACTAGTCTTGTTTGTACAATTCAAGTACTGCTCAAGTTTTATAAACCCAGTCCCAACTAGAGAACCTCTTTTtctaaagaaagaaagagaaactgAAGCGAAAAAGTCTATCCAGCAGAAATAATTGAGAAAAGTAGTCATGAGATTCTTTTTATTGGTCAATGTAACAGTAGCATACACTAGGACCATTATGCTGGAAAGGAAGTCATCCTTTTTCCTATATTTTTCATTCTTTCTCCTCTActtatcttcttctttctatcCAATTTCCTGCTGGAATCAATTTTGCAGATTATTAGCTTTACTTTACTAAGTCCAGCAACTTGTTTATTTGAGTTTATTATGAACTCCAAACACAGAGGCTTAGACTGTAAATAGTGATGTCAAGCTGGATGTGATCAAACTTGGATAACTTCTACAATTCAAATACAGAACCAAACAAAAGTGTATGAGCTGCTTCTAGCGCATCTGATTTCATCTTTTGTAGCATTCATCCAAGCTTGTTATATTTATAATTACCATTTTAGGaatgttaattatatatatatatattcatattgcaTAAAATCGGATTTCATCTTTGGTTTCTCCAGCATTCATCTAAGTTTGTTATTCTTCTTATATTCATTTTAGGATGTTAAGtctacatatattcatatatatatatagatctaGAAAGACTTCATTATGCAAATCCAACTGCCTCTTATGGATTATATTTTTGCTATCAACCTTTTCAATGCCATGGGCAAATGCAACAATCTATTATCTTATATTGCTTAAAtagatattcataaaatattttttgctgAAACTAGAACCTAACCTAGGGGAGAAACCTAGCACCTCAGTAGGAACCTATGGAAACATCTGTTTCTTGCATCAAATGCCATATTGACACGCACAACCAGATCAACAATGGGTTTTGGAAAATCAACCATAAATGATAGCTGTTGAATTCATAATGAGTTGCAGAAGTCATTGTAGAACAGAAATTAGTGGCATATAAACTATTCAGGGTATAGCTAAGCTACAGGATAACATGTGTAGTAGCCAGAAGTAACTTTATTGACCACAAAATTGAGTTGTCTATGCCTTCAGAGAATTAGACCAAACAAGAATCAGATTTTACTATGAAAATCGTGCGAGGCAGCAAGCTTACCTTATCAGACATAGGAGATTGTGTGAAGTTCTCATAATCAAAACTTTGAAATTTTTCTCGAGTAAATGCAGCATTTTCACCACAAATAAGACAAGCTGGAGATCTTCCTCGAATCTTGACCTATAAAAATGTACAGAATCTTAGACTCAAGTAATTTTATGAAATTTATAGATGCCTAACAATAGATCAAGAGAACAGAACAATGTTTTGCACAAAAGGATTTAAACAATTACATAAAAAAGGCAAAGGTAATGCTTATAGATACGAACACAGTCCTTAGTGAAAGGATCAAGTTACATACAGTCCGAGTTCGAGAAGATAATGCATCAAAAAGAAGCATTCTTCCAGAGAGAGGTTCACCAACAGCACTAGCAACTTTAATAGCCTCCAGAGCTTGGAGACATCCGATCACCCCAGGAACTAATCAGACAATAATGACATGTTGTAATATATGCAATTTAACAAAATTACTGATGATATAATATACTTCAAATTTGATCAAGAAGTTCTCATTTTATTAGATAAGCTTCCACAATCTTCAAACAAGTAAAAATGAAACTAGACTATAGGCAACTCACCTACCCCGAGAACACCACTGTCAGAACACCTTTGACATGCTGCTGAAGGTGGTGGAGTTGGAAAAAGGCAACGATAACATGGACCTCCATTATAATTATACACAGTAAGCTGCATAACAAAGTTGTTACTTTTAGCTATTAATAATGAACAATTTTCAACTCAAAATTGGTTTATATATGGCAATAAAAGGAACCAAATTTTCGGACAAGTTTACCTGTCCCTCCAAGCCTAGTGCTGCCCCAGATACAAGAGGCTGCAGAGAAGAGAATTAATCCAGTCAGGAGAACAGATCTCAAGAGAAACTAACCTAATGAGTTCAATACCACCCTGCAGATATTCTAAGAGCCAAACTTATACATGCATAATCTTGTCGGTTGAATAGAGACCACAATCTTATTATGATTGTATACAAAATAGGTTCTTTGACACAATCTGAAACATTTCTTTTAGTGAGACAAATGCAATGCACAAGTTCTAGAAAGCTTAGAAATAAAATTCAACAAAAAAtatactacaacaacaacaacaaaggcacAAGTCATAACTATTTAGGGttagctacatggatcttttgccaccatTAAGATTTGTAAAGAGTCATATGTTTAGTCaagttcagagtacttaaatatttatttataatttatattaaagtctttttatgtcttcctctacttctcctcgtaccactaacattaataatTTCATCTCTTCTAACTACCATATTCGAATATTTCCTAAGCACATgttcataccatcttaaatggTTTTCTCCCAAtttatcctctatcgaagcgatacctaattgttcacgaataaaaatatttatttttctatctttcttagtaactcttgatatccatctcaacattctcatatcaacaatacaaactttttgtatatgttgtttcttaactgtCCAACACTAAGATCCGTAAAACATTATTGGTCCCAcaactgtcttataaaatttatcttttaatctcaaaggtatccaATAATCACATAAGACTCCTGACACCTCTCATCATTTTAACCATcctatttttactctatgaataatattttcatcgatctctccatcttgttgaataattgatccaagatacctaaaacttttacttaaagagacttcttgtccatccaacttaactatattctctaATATATTCCTGGAATCACTAGaattacattttatatattcagttttagtcctacttaatttgaaacctaatatgatttgattaacgATAACCACATAAACCAATATATTCTACATCATGGAGCATATCGTGATTTGATTAACAatacataaatattaaatattactgCAATTTGTTATACAATTGGCAGATAGTTTAGGATCTTAATCTTTATAGTCTACTACTACTATAGTCAAAAGACTATCGGTTTTGGTTATTTTGATTTAATTTGATGAATAAGCAAATGCTTACCAAATTCCCATTGTTTTGCTTCGGTACATGGCCACAATACCCACATATTACAAAGAATACGATATGCTTTACAATTGCCTAGAAATTTGCCAATTCCTAATACATAATTAATTAAACAGGTATTTGAAATGAGCATGAATACAGAGCCATCCTAGACAAACTTGTTCATGGCCTAATATTCACCTACTTATTGTTTAAACCAAGGTTCTCAATTTCGGTCCGTATTGGTGGGTGCATACCGTCGGGGCGTACTAGCAATACACCCAACAAGAGTTGAAAAACCTCCAAAAATACCTAGAGGTAACGGTCCAAAAATACCGAGATGTACCGAATGGTACGCTTCGATAATAGTCAAAATTCGGGGCGTACCGACCGATACACCTCGGTAACAATCAAAATCCGGAGCATACCAGTCGATATGCCTTGGTAACGGTCGGATTTCGATCATTACCACTTGGTACAGACCCTGTATTGCCCGATACAGGGTCAAAACACTAGTACCGCCAGTAGAGGTGGTCCGCGTACCAAAATCCTCTCGGACAAGAAGTTAATCATATGCTTATGATTTTTTAGTTAATAGTATTTCACTAGACAACTAAATAAATTGTATTGTTATTTCTGGGTTAGTACATAAGCTACTGCACAAGCAATACATAAGCCACAAATGTGATGGGCATTATTACTTTCCTAGTCATTTGTCAATTTTTCTATAATTACTTAAACAGATATATAAACGAGTATGAATATGATGCCATCCTAGACAAATATGATTATGGCCTGCGCTCACCTACTTATTGTTTAAACTTAATCATACACATACAATTTACTAGTCAATGATATTTTACCAAAACAATTACAATTTACAACTATTTTGACATGAACACCATATGCAACCATGTACTCCATGAGCCAAATCGATTAGCCTCTAGATCCTGTATTGGCAAGAGCTTTGTGCACTAGACTGCCTTTTGAATACTGCATGTTGTACCTTGGTGAAGGATTGGTATCTCATATAATTAATATGGTGTTGATCCCTAGGTAAATTGGCATACCATTTGGCATGGCATAAGAAAATTCTCATGCAAAACAATTTATGGAAGGACCTACCTGGTATGGTCAGACTTTGTGCCCAAGGTATAAAAGTGGTGCAATTGGTTAGAACTTGGCATTGATGTTCACAGTGTTATCCCAATCTCAGGCATGACTACAATTCTATGATTATTAAGAATTGGTGAAAAGTGTTGCTATTTGAGAGCCAACATAGATACTGAGTGTTCAAACTTCAAATTTCTACTCACAAACTTTACAGCTATGAATTATGGATACATCAAAATTCAAATTACTcgtgctatatatatatacatacatatatatatatatatatatacatacatatatatatatatatatacatacatatatatatatatatatacagacatatatatatatatatacatacatatatatatatatatatacatacatatatatatatatatatatatatatatatatagagagagagagagagagagagagagagagagtatgctTCCTAGATACAAGACATATACTTTTCTCAAGTATTAAAGTTTTGGACAATTAACATAAAAACTATATACTTTCAGGATACCAGTGTTACTCTAGATATCTCTTAAGAGGACCTTTTTCCATGAGTGTTGACGCTTTAATTGTAGAGTGGAcagataaatattag
This genomic stretch from Musa acuminata AAA Group cultivar baxijiao chromosome BXJ3-9, Cavendish_Baxijiao_AAA, whole genome shotgun sequence harbors:
- the LOC135650173 gene encoding adenylyltransferase and sulfurtransferase MOCS3-2-like isoform X2 → MDSKEIGSGSSGADLLREIERLRSEKEELESRIHLLEAQIKPRGAAEKDKSGSCSLSSLSCSQMNGATISGLSPEMIHRYSRHLLLPDFGVEGQLKLSKSSILVVGAGGLGSPVAMYLAACGVGCLGIVDSDIVELNNLHRQIIHTEAYVGQSKVKSAASSCHAINSSVKLVEHREALQAVNALDIVSKYDIVVDATDNLPSRYMISDCCVLLDKPLVSGAALGLEGQLTVYNYNGGPCYRCLFPTPPPSAACQRCSDSGVLGVVPGVIGCLQALEAIKVASAVGEPLSGRMLLFDALSSRTRTVKIRGRSPACLICGENAAFTREKFQSFDYENFTQSPMSDKSSEKLNLIPESSRITAIPKSMNIPLSNLEDKLSTIDSALKQAAQDSGKCASLFVVCRRGNDSQRAVDYLSKNGFPSAKDIVGGLQSWSQDVDHTFPSY
- the LOC135650173 gene encoding adenylyltransferase and sulfurtransferase MOCS3-2-like isoform X1, which gives rise to MDSKEIGSGSSGADLLREIERLRSEKEELESRIHLLEAQIKPRGAAEKDKSGSCSLSSLSCSQMNGATISGLSPEMIHRYSRHLLLPDFGVEGQLKLSKSSILVVGAGGLGSPVAMYLAACGVGCLGIVDSDIVELNNLHRQIIHTEAYVGQSKVKSAASSCHAINSSVKLVEHREALQAVNALDIVSKYDIVVDATDNLPSRYMISDCCVLLDKPLVSGAALGLEGQLTVYNYNGGPCYRCLFPTPPPSAACQRCSDSGVLGVVPGVIGCLQALEAIKVASAVGEPLSGRMLLFDALSSRTRTVKIRGRSPACLICGENAAFTREKFQSFDYENFTQSPMSDKSSEKLNLIPESSRITGKEYNEIVNTGEPHVLVDVRPIHHFKIAAIPKSMNIPLSNLEDKLSTIDSALKQAAQDSGKCASLFVVCRRGNDSQRAVDYLSKNGFPSAKDIVGGLQSWSQDVDHTFPSY